A section of the Enterobacter sp. C2 genome encodes:
- the glgP gene encoding glycogen phosphorylase translates to MNVPFTYTSPTLSVEALKHSIAYKLMFTIGKDPAIANKHEWLNATLFAVRDRLVERWLRSNRAQLSQETRQVYYLSMEFLIGRTLSNALLALGIYGDVKNALEEMGLDLEELIDEENDPGLGNGGLGRLAACFLDSLATLGLPGRGYGIRYDYGMFKQNIVDGRQKESPDYWLEYGNPWEFKRHNTRYKVRFGGRIQQEGKKTRWVETEEILAVAYDQIIPGFDTDATNTLRLWNAQASSAINLGKFNQGDYFAAVEDKNHSENVSRVLYPDDSTYSGRELRLRQEYFLVSATVQDILNRHFMLHKTYANLADKVAIHLNDTHPVLGIPELMRLLIDEHKFTWDDAFEATCQIFSYTNHTLMSEALETWPVDMLGKILPRHLQIIFEINDYFLKTVQEQYPNDTGLLSRVSIIDESNGRRVRMAWLAVVTSHKVNGVSELHSNLMVQSLFADFAKVFPGRFTNVTNGVTPRRWLALANPSLSDVLDEHIGRTWRTDLSQLSELEQHIDFPMLNQSVRQAKLENKKRLALYIGQQLNVVVNPKALFDVQIKRIHEYKRQLMNVLHVIARYNRIKADPDADWVPRVNIFAGKAASAYYMAKHIIHLINDVAKVINNDPQIGDKLKVVFIPNYSVSLAQLIIPAADLSEQISLAGTEASGTSNMKFALNGALTIGTLDGANVEMLEHVGDDNIFIFGNTADEVETLRRQGYKPRDYYDKDEELNNVLTQIATGVFNRDEPGRYRDLVDSLLNFGDHYQVLADFRSYVDCQDRVDELYRQPEEWTIKAMHNIANMGYFSSDRTIKEYADKIWDIKPIRL, encoded by the coding sequence ATGAATGTACCCTTTACCTATACATCACCGACGCTCAGCGTTGAGGCGTTAAAGCACTCCATTGCCTATAAGCTGATGTTTACCATTGGTAAAGATCCGGCCATCGCCAATAAACACGAGTGGCTGAACGCCACCCTGTTCGCCGTGCGTGACCGCCTGGTTGAGCGCTGGCTGCGCTCAAACCGTGCGCAGCTCTCTCAGGAGACGCGCCAGGTCTATTACCTGTCGATGGAGTTTCTGATTGGCCGCACCCTCTCTAATGCCCTGCTGGCGCTGGGCATCTACGGCGACGTTAAAAACGCGCTGGAAGAGATGGGGTTGGATCTTGAAGAGCTGATCGACGAAGAGAACGACCCCGGCCTCGGCAACGGTGGCCTGGGGCGTCTGGCCGCCTGCTTCCTCGACTCGCTGGCTACGCTTGGCCTGCCAGGGCGCGGCTACGGCATCCGCTACGACTACGGTATGTTCAAGCAGAACATCGTTGATGGTCGCCAGAAAGAGTCCCCGGACTACTGGCTGGAGTACGGCAACCCGTGGGAGTTCAAACGCCACAATACCCGTTACAAGGTGCGGTTCGGCGGTCGGATCCAGCAGGAGGGGAAAAAGACCCGCTGGGTGGAGACCGAAGAGATCCTGGCGGTCGCCTACGATCAGATCATCCCTGGCTTTGATACCGACGCCACCAATACGCTGCGGCTGTGGAATGCCCAGGCCAGTAGCGCGATTAACCTCGGTAAATTCAACCAGGGTGACTATTTTGCCGCGGTGGAAGATAAAAACCACTCGGAAAACGTCTCCCGCGTACTCTATCCGGATGACTCGACCTACTCTGGCCGTGAGCTGCGTCTGCGCCAGGAGTATTTCCTTGTTTCGGCGACGGTGCAGGATATTCTTAACCGCCATTTCATGCTGCATAAGACCTACGCCAATCTCGCGGATAAGGTTGCTATTCACCTCAATGATACCCATCCGGTACTCGGGATCCCTGAGCTGATGCGTCTGCTGATAGACGAGCATAAGTTCACCTGGGATGATGCCTTTGAGGCCACCTGCCAGATCTTCTCCTATACCAACCACACGCTGATGAGCGAGGCGCTGGAGACCTGGCCGGTAGACATGCTGGGTAAAATTCTGCCGCGTCATCTGCAGATCATCTTTGAGATCAATGACTACTTCCTGAAGACGGTGCAGGAGCAGTATCCGAACGACACCGGGCTGCTTAGCCGCGTCTCGATTATCGACGAGTCCAACGGCCGTCGGGTGCGTATGGCCTGGCTGGCCGTTGTGACCAGCCATAAGGTCAATGGCGTCTCCGAGCTGCACTCAAACCTGATGGTGCAGTCGCTGTTTGCGGATTTTGCGAAAGTGTTTCCTGGGCGCTTTACCAACGTCACTAACGGCGTCACGCCGAGACGCTGGCTGGCGCTGGCTAACCCGTCGCTGTCGGATGTGCTTGATGAGCATATCGGGCGTACCTGGCGAACCGATCTTAGCCAGCTTAGCGAGCTGGAGCAGCACATCGACTTCCCGATGCTGAACCAGTCTGTACGCCAGGCGAAGCTGGAGAATAAAAAGCGTCTTGCGCTCTACATTGGCCAGCAGCTTAACGTGGTGGTGAACCCGAAGGCGTTGTTCGACGTGCAGATCAAGCGTATCCATGAGTACAAGCGTCAGCTGATGAACGTCCTGCACGTTATCGCCCGTTATAACCGCATCAAAGCCGATCCGGACGCGGACTGGGTGCCACGCGTCAATATCTTTGCCGGTAAAGCGGCCTCGGCCTACTACATGGCGAAGCATATTATTCATCTGATCAACGATGTAGCGAAGGTTATCAACAACGATCCGCAGATTGGCGACAAGCTGAAGGTAGTGTTCATTCCGAACTACAGCGTCAGCCTGGCGCAGCTGATCATTCCGGCAGCGGATCTCTCCGAGCAGATTTCGCTGGCGGGAACGGAGGCCTCCGGGACCAGTAACATGAAGTTTGCCCTCAACGGTGCCCTGACCATCGGCACGCTGGATGGCGCAAACGTCGAGATGCTGGAGCACGTGGGTGACGACAATATCTTTATCTTTGGTAATACGGCGGATGAGGTAGAGACGCTGCGTCGTCAAGGCTATAAGCCGCGCGACTACTATGATAAAGATGAAGAGCTGAACAATGTCCTGACGCAGATTGCCACCGGCGTGTTTAACCGTGATGAGCCGGGCCGCTACCGCGATCTGGTAGATTCCCTGCTTAACTTCGGCGATCACTATCAGGTGCTGGCAGATTTCCGCAGCTACGTTGACTGTCAGGATCGGGTGGATGAGCTATACCGCCAGCCGGAAGAGTGGACCATTAAAGCGATGCATAACATCGCCAATATGGGCTACTTCTCATCTGACAGAACAATCAAAGAGTACGCGGATAAGATCTGGGATATTAAGCCGATACGCCTGTAA
- the glpD gene encoding glycerol-3-phosphate dehydrogenase encodes METKDLIVIGGGINGAGIAADAAGRGLSVLMLEANDLACATSSASSKLIHGGLRYLEHYEFRLVSEALAEREVLLQMAPHIAFPMRFRLPHRPHLRPAWMIRIGLFMYDHLGKRTSLPGSTGLRFGSESVLKPEIVRGFEYSDCWVDDARLVLANAQMVVRKGGEVLTRTRATSARRENGLWIVEAEDIDTGEKYRWQARGLVNATGPWVKQFFDEGMQLPSPYGIRLIKGSHIVVPRVHSQKQAYILQNEDKRIVFVIPWMDEFSIIGTTDVEYKGDAQHVEIDEGEINYLLKVYNAHFKKPLTRDDIVWTYSGVRPLCDDESDSPQAVTRDYTLDIRDEEGKAPLLSVFGGKLTTYRKLAEHALEKLTPYYSGIGPAWTKECVLPGGDIAGDRDDYAAKLRRRYPFISEPLARHYARTYGSNSELILAGTSSVEDLGENFGHEFYEAELRYLAEHEWVRRLDDAIWRRTKVGMWLNAEEQSRVALWLASWAKRELSLAS; translated from the coding sequence ATGGAAACCAAAGATCTGATTGTGATAGGTGGGGGCATCAACGGTGCCGGTATCGCGGCAGACGCCGCCGGGCGTGGTCTTTCCGTGCTCATGCTGGAGGCGAACGACCTGGCCTGTGCCACCTCCTCGGCCAGCTCGAAGCTGATCCACGGCGGCCTGCGCTACCTGGAACACTATGAGTTTCGCCTGGTGAGCGAGGCGCTGGCGGAGCGTGAGGTGCTGTTGCAGATGGCACCGCATATCGCTTTCCCGATGCGTTTTCGCCTGCCCCACCGTCCGCACCTGCGTCCGGCGTGGATGATCCGCATCGGCCTGTTTATGTACGATCACCTGGGCAAACGTACCAGCCTGCCCGGCTCTACCGGTTTGCGTTTTGGCTCAGAGTCGGTGCTGAAGCCGGAGATCGTGCGCGGATTCGAATATTCTGACTGCTGGGTCGACGATGCGCGTCTGGTGCTGGCGAATGCGCAGATGGTAGTGCGTAAAGGTGGCGAGGTGTTAACCCGTACCCGGGCGACCTCGGCACGCCGCGAAAACGGTCTGTGGATCGTGGAAGCCGAAGACATTGATACCGGCGAGAAATACCGCTGGCAGGCACGCGGCCTGGTAAATGCCACCGGCCCGTGGGTGAAGCAGTTCTTTGACGAGGGGATGCAGCTGCCGTCGCCGTATGGCATCCGCCTGATCAAAGGTAGCCATATCGTGGTACCGCGCGTGCACTCGCAGAAGCAGGCCTATATTCTGCAAAACGAAGATAAGCGTATCGTGTTTGTGATCCCGTGGATGGACGAGTTCTCTATTATCGGCACCACCGACGTTGAGTATAAAGGCGATGCACAGCACGTTGAGATCGACGAGGGTGAGATTAACTACCTGCTAAAGGTCTATAACGCGCACTTTAAAAAGCCGCTGACCCGGGACGATATTGTCTGGACCTACTCCGGTGTACGCCCGCTGTGCGACGATGAGTCCGACTCACCGCAGGCCGTTACCCGCGACTATACCCTCGATATTCGTGATGAGGAGGGTAAGGCGCCTCTGCTCTCTGTCTTCGGCGGCAAGCTGACAACCTACCGCAAGCTGGCCGAACACGCGCTGGAGAAGCTGACGCCGTACTACAGCGGCATCGGCCCGGCGTGGACAAAAGAGTGCGTACTGCCCGGGGGCGATATTGCTGGCGACCGTGACGACTACGCGGCGAAGCTGCGCCGTCGCTATCCGTTTATCAGCGAGCCGCTGGCACGCCACTACGCTCGCACCTACGGCAGCAACAGCGAGCTGATCCTTGCCGGTACGTCGTCCGTTGAAGATCTTGGGGAGAATTTTGGCCATGAGTTCTACGAGGCCGAACTGCGCTATCTGGCAGAGCATGAGTGGGTGCGTCGCCTCGACGATGCTATCTGGCGTCGGACGAAGGTCGGTATGTGGTTAAACGCGGAAGAGCAGTCTCGGGTGGCGCTGTGGCTGGCTAGCTGGGCTAAGCGTGAATTGTCATTAGCATCATGA
- the glpE gene encoding thiosulfate sulfurtransferase GlpE, whose translation MDQFECINVEEAHQKMHQKLAVLVDIRDPQSYAMGHTPGAFHLTNDTLGTFMQQNDFDTPVMVMCYHGNSSKGAAQYLLQQGFDQVYSVDGGFDAWHRHFPAEVAHGTL comes from the coding sequence ATGGATCAGTTTGAGTGTATTAATGTAGAAGAAGCCCACCAGAAGATGCATCAGAAGCTGGCGGTGCTGGTCGATATCCGCGATCCGCAAAGCTATGCCATGGGCCATACCCCCGGCGCGTTTCATCTGACCAACGATACGCTGGGGACGTTTATGCAGCAGAACGACTTTGATACGCCAGTGATGGTGATGTGCTACCACGGCAACAGCAGCAAAGGTGCCGCCCAGTACCTGTTGCAGCAGGGGTTTGACCAGGTCTACAGCGTCGACGGCGGCTTTGACGCCTGGCATCGTCACTTCCCGGCGGAAGTGGCACACGGTACGCTTTAG
- the glpG gene encoding rhomboid family intramembrane serine protease GlpG: MLMITSFANPRVAQAFVDYMQTQGVVLTIQHHDTSDVWLADESQAGRVHEELARFQQNPEDPRYLAASWQSGQVNSGLHYRRYPFFATLRERAGPVTLIGALLCVLVFILMSTLGDQIVMMWLAWPFDPSLRFDLWRYFSHALMHFSVMHILFNLLWWWYIGGAIEKRLGSGKLIVITLISALLSGYVQHKFSGPWFGGLSGVVYALMGYAWLRGERDPQSGVYLPRGLIAFSLIWLIAGWFDLFGMSIANGAHVTGLAVGLAMAFVDTRKRT; the protein is encoded by the coding sequence ATGTTGATGATCACTTCCTTTGCTAACCCGCGCGTCGCCCAGGCGTTTGTTGACTATATGCAAACCCAGGGCGTTGTTTTGACTATTCAACACCACGACACCAGCGACGTCTGGCTGGCGGACGAGAGCCAGGCCGGACGCGTGCACGAAGAGCTGGCGCGCTTCCAGCAGAACCCGGAAGATCCGCGCTACCTGGCGGCCAGCTGGCAATCAGGGCAGGTGAATAGCGGCCTGCACTATCGTCGCTACCCCTTCTTCGCCACCCTGCGTGAGCGGGCCGGGCCGGTAACGCTGATCGGCGCGCTGCTCTGCGTGCTGGTGTTTATCCTGATGAGCACGCTTGGCGACCAGATTGTCATGATGTGGCTGGCGTGGCCTTTCGATCCCTCGCTGCGGTTCGATCTCTGGCGCTACTTTAGCCATGCTCTGATGCACTTTTCCGTGATGCATATTCTCTTCAACCTGCTCTGGTGGTGGTACATCGGCGGGGCGATCGAGAAGCGCCTCGGCAGCGGCAAGCTCATTGTGATCACGCTTATCAGCGCGCTGCTCAGCGGCTATGTGCAGCACAAGTTTAGCGGCCCATGGTTTGGTGGCCTCTCCGGCGTGGTGTATGCGCTGATGGGCTACGCCTGGCTGCGCGGCGAGCGCGATCCGCAAAGCGGTGTCTATTTGCCACGAGGCCTGATAGCCTTTTCCTTAATATGGTTAATTGCCGGCTGGTTTGATCTGTTTGGCATGTCTATCGCCAACGGCGCGCACGTCACCGGCCTGGCCGTGGGGTTGGCGATGGCCTTTGTTGATACGCGAAAACGAACATAA